In one Bacteroidota bacterium genomic region, the following are encoded:
- a CDS encoding efflux RND transporter periplasmic adaptor subunit has protein sequence MASSSSPTKKILIGLGVLLVVLILVVAIGAATGNLGGGSSGMEVETAEAQVRTVTQTVTASGKVQPEIEVKIASDVSGEIIRLTVEEGDRVERGQLLVQVQPEVYITQRDQARAGLLQAQADSARAAAELIRARTELDRQEALFERQAVSDADLVAARASADVAKANLDAASFRTESSRAILSQAATELRRTSIYAPMSGTVSQLNVEEGERVVGTAQFDGTELMRIAELDQMLLEVDINENDIVNIALADTARVEIDAYPEQPFQGIVTQIANSARVEGAGTQEQITNFPVEVRIVSDDGRALVATPPGEAPPAPSTQLRPGMSGTVDVFTETTPSAIVVPIQAVTVRDYNNLERADEEEDADEEDAENDSINTFEVVEEDLRRVVFVVRDGKAEIVEVETGIADDTYIEIRSGLQAGEQVITGPFRALRTELKPGQTVEIGTGDNERRSRRS, from the coding sequence ATGGCATCCTCATCGAGCCCCACCAAGAAGATCCTCATAGGCCTGGGCGTTCTGCTCGTGGTGCTCATCCTCGTGGTGGCCATCGGAGCGGCGACAGGCAATCTCGGCGGCGGGTCGAGCGGTATGGAGGTCGAGACGGCCGAGGCACAGGTGCGCACGGTCACGCAGACCGTCACCGCGTCCGGCAAGGTACAGCCCGAGATCGAGGTCAAGATCGCCTCGGACGTCTCCGGCGAGATCATCCGGCTCACCGTGGAGGAGGGCGACCGCGTCGAGCGGGGCCAGCTCCTTGTGCAGGTGCAGCCGGAGGTCTACATCACGCAGCGCGACCAGGCGCGCGCCGGGCTCCTCCAGGCGCAGGCCGACAGCGCCCGCGCTGCCGCCGAGCTGATCCGCGCCCGCACCGAGCTCGATCGCCAGGAGGCCCTCTTCGAACGGCAGGCCGTCTCCGACGCCGACCTCGTCGCCGCGCGCGCCTCCGCCGACGTCGCCAAGGCCAACCTCGACGCGGCGAGCTTCCGCACCGAGAGCAGCCGCGCGATCCTCAGCCAGGCCGCCACGGAGCTGCGCCGGACAAGCATCTACGCGCCGATGAGCGGCACCGTGAGCCAGCTCAACGTCGAGGAAGGCGAGCGCGTCGTCGGCACGGCGCAGTTCGACGGCACCGAGCTGATGCGCATCGCCGAGCTCGACCAGATGCTCCTCGAGGTCGACATCAACGAGAACGACATCGTGAACATAGCCCTCGCTGACACGGCGCGCGTGGAAATCGACGCCTACCCGGAGCAGCCCTTCCAGGGCATCGTCACGCAGATCGCCAACTCGGCGCGCGTGGAGGGCGCGGGCACGCAGGAGCAGATCACCAACTTCCCCGTCGAGGTTCGCATCGTCAGTGACGATGGGCGGGCGCTCGTTGCGACCCCGCCCGGGGAGGCCCCGCCCGCGCCGAGCACGCAGCTCCGCCCTGGCATGAGCGGCACCGTGGACGTGTTCACGGAGACGACGCCCAGCGCTATCGTCGTACCGATCCAGGCGGTGACGGTGCGCGACTACAACAACCTCGAACGCGCTGACGAGGAGGAGGACGCGGACGAGGAGGACGCCGAGAATGACTCGATCAACACCTTCGAGGTCGTCGAGGAGGACCTCCGCCGCGTGGTCTTCGTCGTGCGCGACGGCAAGGCCGAGATCGTAGAGGTCGAGACCGGCATCGCCGACGACACCTACATCGAGATCCGCTCGGGCCTCCAGGCAGGCGAGCAGGTCATCACCGGCCCCTTCCGCGCGCTCCGCACCGAACTCAAGCCCGGCCAGACTGTCGAGATTGGCACGGGCGACAACGAGCGCCGCAGCCGTCGGAGCTAG
- a CDS encoding ABC transporter ATP-binding protein — MDPVIRIEDVWKTYQMGTQEVHALRGLSLEVHPNEYVAIMGPSGSGKSTLMNIIGCLDVPTSGSYVLDGRDVSRLSDNDLADVRNREIGFVFQTFNLLARQTCIQNVELPLIYAGVSKRTRRERAVEVLTDVGLGDRVEHKPNELSGGQRQRVAVARALINRPAILLADEPTGNLDTATSEDIMRLFETLYRQGNTLLVVTHEEDIAQHARRIVRLRDGLVESDTRVVAPTLAEEAVV, encoded by the coding sequence ATGGACCCCGTCATCCGCATCGAAGACGTCTGGAAAACCTACCAGATGGGCACGCAAGAGGTGCACGCGCTGCGCGGCCTCTCGCTGGAGGTGCACCCCAACGAGTACGTCGCCATCATGGGCCCGTCCGGCTCCGGCAAGTCGACGCTGATGAACATCATCGGCTGCCTCGACGTGCCGACCTCCGGGAGCTACGTGCTCGACGGGCGCGACGTGAGTCGCCTCTCGGACAACGACCTTGCCGACGTGCGCAACCGCGAGATCGGGTTCGTCTTCCAGACGTTCAACCTGCTCGCCCGGCAGACCTGCATCCAAAACGTCGAGCTGCCGCTGATCTACGCGGGTGTCTCGAAGCGCACCCGCCGCGAGCGGGCCGTCGAGGTGCTCACCGACGTCGGCCTCGGCGACCGCGTCGAGCACAAGCCGAACGAGCTCTCGGGCGGGCAGCGGCAGCGTGTGGCCGTAGCGCGTGCGCTCATCAACCGCCCGGCCATCCTCCTCGCCGACGAGCCGACCGGCAACCTGGACACGGCGACGAGCGAGGACATCATGCGGCTCTTCGAGACGCTCTACCGGCAGGGCAACACGCTGCTGGTGGTGACGCACGAGGAGGACATCGCGCAGCACGCCCGCCGCATCGTGCGCCTGCGCGACGGCCTCGTGGAGTCCGACACGCGCGTCGTGGCACCGACGCTGGCGGAGGAGGCGGTGGTGTAG
- a CDS encoding four helix bundle protein, translating to MATFTSFEDIQAWQLARALTRRVCALTQSGAFARDYDLVRQMRRASVSVMSNIAEGFERRSRKEFHQFLSIARGSAGELRAQCYAALDADYIDSKTFDELNGEARRIARMLNGLMRHLRST from the coding sequence ATGGCGACGTTTACTTCGTTCGAGGACATTCAAGCGTGGCAGCTAGCCCGTGCGCTGACGCGGCGCGTCTGTGCGTTGACACAAAGCGGGGCGTTCGCGCGCGACTATGACCTTGTTCGGCAGATGCGGAGAGCAAGCGTGTCGGTCATGTCCAACATCGCAGAGGGATTTGAGCGTCGGAGCCGTAAGGAATTTCATCAGTTTCTGAGCATCGCCCGCGGCTCTGCTGGTGAGTTGCGTGCCCAGTGCTATGCGGCGCTCGACGCGGACTACATCGATAGCAAGACGTTTGATGAGTTGAATGGAGAAGCTCGGCGGATCGCGCGCATGCTTAACGGACTGATGCGCCACCTTCGTAGCACCTAA
- a CDS encoding MarC family protein, with product MDFSFLSVFLEAFLPLFVAFNIPGILPLYIGLTETMDPRARWRLLVRALTVAFVIAVLMLFAGQVIFQVLGITVNDLRVGGGLILLILAITDLLFSEQMQSRRSGNGKHDDEEDDIAPDADALAVVPLGIPLIMGPAAITTILVSQQSYGYAPTLLSVVVNMALVLTAFHFGPRLMTLLGPSTSKAIAKVASLFLAAIAVAMIRTGITLMLR from the coding sequence GTGGACTTCTCCTTCCTGAGCGTCTTCCTCGAAGCGTTCCTGCCGCTCTTCGTGGCCTTCAACATCCCCGGCATCCTCCCGCTCTACATCGGGCTGACGGAGACGATGGACCCGCGCGCACGGTGGCGGCTGCTCGTGCGCGCGCTCACGGTCGCGTTCGTGATCGCGGTACTGATGCTGTTCGCGGGCCAGGTCATCTTTCAGGTACTCGGCATCACCGTCAACGACCTCCGTGTGGGCGGCGGCCTGATCCTGCTCATCCTCGCGATCACCGATCTGCTCTTCAGCGAGCAGATGCAGTCGCGGCGCTCCGGCAACGGCAAGCACGACGACGAGGAGGACGATATAGCCCCCGACGCCGATGCCCTCGCGGTTGTCCCGCTCGGCATCCCGCTCATCATGGGGCCGGCGGCGATCACCACCATCCTCGTCTCGCAGCAGAGCTACGGCTACGCGCCCACGCTGCTCTCCGTGGTCGTCAACATGGCGCTCGTGCTGACGGCGTTCCACTTCGGCCCGCGCCTGATGACGCTCCTCGGCCCGAGCACATCGAAGGCCATCGCGAAGGTCGCCAGCCTCTTCCTCGCCGCCATCGCCGTGGCGATGATCCGGACCGGCATCACGCTCATGCTGCGGTGA